In Amycolatopsis jiangsuensis, the following proteins share a genomic window:
- a CDS encoding amidase: MTIDPYTCAVDLAAAIRGKEVSPVEVVQACLERINELDPQLNAFCHRADDEVRAAAAAAEDAVVRAGSPDELPPFHGVPLPIKDLADVAGWPTTYGSAGADRRPKSTSDPVVRRFVDAGFLLLGKTTTSEFGAVSFTESEALGITRNPWDPHRTPGGSSSGAAVAVASGMAPLAHAADGGGSIRVPASCTGLVGLKPTRGRVTNAVVEVEGFGTHGVLTRSVEDTAAVLDVLARHDPGAWWSPPTPAVSFASALTREVPKHLRVGVLTEPLLDGVTVDPACTAAVHEVLRALEAAGYHHVDRPLPLPSPDELLSSFMKVWAVASAGTPVAEPDRVEPHNLRQREAAKAVDSWAYVESVQRTQQLSRRIVESFVEGFDLLVTPTMACLPPRVGAWRAGPGQDPLAAVVASHPMAVFTSLFNVTGQPAISVPVRHDAGTGLPVGVQLVAAPWREDLLLQVAGMLEREYRWTQRRAPAGRPGQPG, encoded by the coding sequence ATGACGATCGATCCGTACACCTGCGCGGTCGACCTTGCCGCGGCCATCCGTGGCAAGGAGGTGAGCCCGGTGGAGGTGGTGCAGGCCTGCCTCGAGCGCATCAACGAGCTGGACCCGCAGCTGAACGCGTTCTGCCATCGGGCCGACGACGAAGTGCGCGCTGCCGCCGCCGCGGCGGAGGACGCGGTGGTGCGGGCAGGCTCGCCCGACGAGCTGCCGCCGTTCCACGGCGTCCCGCTGCCGATCAAGGATCTGGCCGACGTGGCGGGCTGGCCGACCACCTACGGATCCGCGGGCGCCGATCGCCGGCCGAAGAGCACCTCGGATCCGGTCGTGCGCCGGTTCGTGGACGCGGGATTCCTCTTACTGGGCAAGACGACCACGTCGGAGTTCGGCGCGGTGTCGTTCACCGAGAGCGAAGCGCTCGGCATCACCCGCAATCCGTGGGACCCGCACCGCACACCGGGCGGCTCCTCCAGCGGTGCGGCCGTCGCGGTCGCGAGCGGCATGGCACCGCTCGCGCACGCTGCCGACGGTGGCGGGTCGATTCGCGTCCCCGCCTCGTGCACCGGCCTCGTGGGGCTGAAGCCCACTCGCGGCCGGGTGACCAATGCCGTCGTCGAGGTCGAGGGCTTCGGTACGCACGGGGTGCTCACGCGTTCGGTCGAGGACACCGCGGCGGTGCTGGACGTGCTCGCCCGGCACGATCCGGGCGCCTGGTGGTCGCCACCCACCCCCGCGGTCTCGTTCGCCTCGGCGCTGACCAGGGAAGTACCGAAGCATCTGCGCGTCGGCGTGCTCACCGAACCGCTTCTCGATGGGGTCACCGTGGACCCGGCGTGCACGGCGGCGGTGCACGAGGTGCTCCGCGCCCTGGAAGCGGCCGGGTACCACCACGTCGATCGGCCGTTGCCGCTGCCGTCGCCGGACGAACTCCTCTCGAGCTTCATGAAAGTGTGGGCAGTCGCCAGTGCCGGGACGCCGGTGGCGGAGCCGGATCGCGTCGAGCCACACAACCTGAGGCAGCGCGAAGCGGCGAAAGCAGTCGACTCCTGGGCGTACGTCGAGAGCGTGCAGCGGACCCAGCAGCTGTCGCGGCGCATCGTCGAATCCTTCGTCGAAGGGTTCGACCTGCTGGTGACCCCGACGATGGCCTGCCTGCCACCGCGGGTCGGTGCCTGGCGCGCCGGCCCGGGCCAGGACCCGCTGGCCGCGGTGGTCGCCAGCCACCCGATGGCGGTCTTCACCTCGCTGTTCAACGTGACCGGGCAGCCGGCGATCTCCGTCCCGGTCCGCCACGACGCCGGCACCGGGCTGCCGGTCGGGGTGCAGCTCGTGGCCGCGCCGTGGCGGGAGGACCTGCTGCTGCAGGTGGCCGGGATGCTGGAACGGGAGTACCGGTGGACGCAGCGGCGAGCCCCGGCCGGAAGGCCGGGGCAGCCGGGGTAG
- a CDS encoding DUF3311 domain-containing protein gives MIRSRASVVIGLGVPVVAVVAGILVLAGNPTLVFGIPVVFCWMFCCFPLTTACLWVSWRFFDSRHYRQDGER, from the coding sequence GTGATCCGCAGCCGTGCCAGTGTGGTGATCGGCCTCGGTGTGCCGGTGGTCGCGGTCGTGGCCGGGATCCTCGTGCTGGCGGGGAATCCGACGCTCGTGTTCGGCATCCCGGTGGTCTTCTGCTGGATGTTCTGCTGCTTCCCGCTCACCACTGCGTGCTTGTGGGTGAGCTGGCGGTTCTTCGATTCGCGCCACTACCGGCAGGACGGTGAACGATGA
- a CDS encoding amidohydrolase produces MPYPSSAESADPRGSADFVIRNGTVLTLDRAGRRASALAARHGRILAVGGDREISELAGPDTVILDLAGRTAIPGFVESHSHPVFFGLSLAAAVDAGTPPNESVADLVERVAQAVRDAGPGEWIRGYRYDDTLLSDARHPGRADLDPVSPDNPVLLTHVSGHFCVANSAALRSAGITADTPDPPGGRIARDEHGAPSGLLIESAAFLVSSRLPGQDAGTLADALRLAGAEYARHGVTSVHDTGIGLVGGHDELAAYRRVRTAGQLRTRMTGYLFHELLAGMPAAAPGDVTDAGDPDDRFRLTGIKLIADGSLQGLTGCLADGYTCAPGEHGMMLLEPEDLARRIAAYDGAGWQVAVHGNGDAAIEAIIDAYARLGTPPGRSRRHRIEHCQTVREDQLARMAGHDVLASFFIKHVYYWGDRHRDRFLGPERARRISPLASARRAGVRFGLHSDTPVTPVPPLEGIWCAVARRTRDGFELGPEQAVDVTTALRGYTAEAAYLAGEEADKGTLEPGKLADLTILTADPTTAGAERLRAISVAATIVGGEVVYSGGGTQ; encoded by the coding sequence ATGCCGTACCCGTCCAGTGCAGAGTCCGCCGATCCCCGCGGCAGCGCGGATTTCGTGATCCGGAACGGAACGGTCCTGACCCTCGACCGGGCGGGACGGCGGGCGAGCGCGCTCGCCGCCCGGCACGGGCGCATCCTCGCGGTCGGTGGGGACCGGGAGATCTCCGAGCTGGCCGGTCCGGACACCGTGATCCTCGACCTGGCCGGGCGGACCGCGATCCCGGGGTTCGTCGAGTCGCACAGTCACCCGGTGTTCTTCGGCCTGTCCCTGGCCGCGGCGGTGGACGCCGGGACTCCGCCGAACGAGTCGGTCGCGGACCTCGTCGAACGGGTGGCGCAGGCGGTACGCGACGCCGGTCCCGGCGAGTGGATCCGCGGTTACCGTTACGACGACACGCTGCTCTCCGACGCCCGGCACCCCGGCCGGGCGGACCTCGATCCGGTCTCGCCGGACAACCCGGTGCTGCTGACCCACGTCTCCGGGCACTTCTGCGTGGCCAACTCGGCAGCGTTGCGCAGCGCCGGAATCACCGCGGACACTCCGGACCCGCCGGGCGGCCGCATCGCACGCGACGAACACGGAGCGCCGAGCGGGCTGCTGATCGAGTCCGCGGCTTTCCTGGTGTCCTCCCGGCTGCCGGGCCAGGACGCCGGCACACTGGCCGATGCGCTGCGGCTGGCCGGGGCGGAGTACGCCCGCCACGGGGTCACCAGCGTGCACGACACCGGGATCGGGCTCGTCGGCGGACACGACGAGCTGGCCGCCTACCGGCGGGTGCGGACCGCCGGGCAGCTGCGGACCCGGATGACCGGCTACCTGTTTCACGAACTGCTGGCCGGGATGCCTGCCGCGGCACCGGGCGACGTGACCGATGCCGGTGACCCGGACGACCGGTTCCGGCTGACCGGGATCAAGCTCATCGCCGACGGTTCACTGCAGGGGCTGACCGGGTGCCTGGCCGACGGCTACACCTGCGCGCCCGGTGAACACGGCATGATGCTGCTGGAGCCGGAAGACCTGGCGCGCCGGATCGCGGCGTACGACGGTGCGGGCTGGCAGGTCGCGGTGCACGGCAACGGTGACGCGGCGATCGAAGCGATCATCGACGCCTACGCGCGGCTGGGCACTCCGCCGGGCAGGAGCCGGCGACATCGGATCGAGCACTGCCAGACGGTGCGGGAGGACCAGCTCGCGCGCATGGCCGGGCACGACGTCCTGGCATCGTTTTTCATCAAGCACGTCTACTACTGGGGCGACCGGCACCGCGACCGCTTCCTCGGACCCGAGCGTGCCCGGCGGATCAGCCCGCTGGCCTCCGCCCGCCGAGCCGGGGTCCGTTTCGGGCTGCACTCGGACACGCCGGTCACGCCGGTACCGCCGCTGGAAGGGATCTGGTGCGCGGTCGCCCGTCGTACCCGCGACGGGTTCGAACTCGGCCCGGAACAGGCGGTGGATGTGACGACGGCTCTGCGCGGGTACACCGCCGAGGCCGCGTACCTGGCCGGGGAGGAAGCCGACAAGGGCACGCTGGAACCCGGCAAGCTGGCCGATCTGACAATCCTGACCGCGGATCCGACCACCGCGGGCGCCGAGCGGTTGCGGGCGATCTCGGTCGCCGCGACGATCGTCGGCGGCGAAGTCGTGTACTCCGGAGGAGGAACGCAGTGA
- a CDS encoding sodium:solute symporter family protein encodes MIVVIVCAVVVASLALAVWAGRAGRGGGISEFLVGGRSFPPWLIYFLAVGEVYSIGTMIGFPSGIYAQGPGYGVWFLGYILLAYSLGYFVAPLIWRAAKRYDAMTVPDVFGRHFASRPLELVTCATMLIALIPWGQYQFIGLQVVLSALGLALSPVQCVLIAGVVAFCYLVVSGVRSPAFVSILKDVFMLAAIVAVGLAAVLAGGAGTERASAPVPATATMDGNALTFALTTIVFQSLVFYFGFGGSYVFPARSERAVKSSTVWMPLYMLVYPFLVLAAYYGVRHHPGLENPNTVFMVTARGLLPDWALGVVAAGAALSGLLVLAATALGIGGMVSRNLAPNVRPAAQRRWTTVAVAAFLVLGAVLTVYASTLMLTVLNLTYMLLAQVVPGWLAVLYARRTAAGAVAAGMVLGVVLAVVLYVWQPSLGGVNSGLISLGANMLVTFGGSAVWPGPARPAVARHGSPVLGRGGRLRGAQVVAEQVAAADRQGAGDADHRRGG; translated from the coding sequence ATGATCGTCGTGATCGTGTGCGCCGTGGTCGTCGCTTCGCTGGCGCTGGCGGTCTGGGCGGGCCGTGCGGGCCGGGGTGGCGGGATCTCGGAATTCCTGGTCGGCGGGCGCTCGTTCCCGCCCTGGCTGATCTACTTCCTGGCCGTCGGGGAGGTGTACAGCATCGGGACGATGATCGGGTTCCCGAGCGGAATCTACGCCCAGGGACCCGGCTACGGCGTCTGGTTCCTCGGATACATCCTGCTCGCCTACTCACTGGGCTACTTCGTCGCGCCGCTGATCTGGCGCGCGGCGAAGCGCTACGACGCGATGACCGTGCCGGACGTGTTCGGCCGGCACTTCGCCAGCCGACCGCTGGAACTGGTCACTTGTGCGACCATGCTGATCGCGCTGATTCCGTGGGGGCAGTACCAGTTCATCGGTCTGCAGGTCGTGCTGAGCGCGCTGGGCCTCGCGCTCAGCCCGGTGCAGTGCGTGCTGATCGCCGGGGTGGTGGCCTTCTGCTACCTCGTGGTTTCGGGCGTGCGCTCGCCGGCTTTCGTGTCCATCCTGAAGGACGTCTTCATGCTCGCCGCCATCGTGGCGGTCGGGCTCGCGGCGGTCCTGGCCGGTGGGGCCGGCACGGAACGGGCCTCCGCGCCGGTACCCGCGACCGCGACCATGGACGGCAACGCACTCACCTTCGCCCTGACGACGATCGTGTTCCAGAGCCTGGTGTTCTACTTCGGTTTCGGGGGTTCGTACGTGTTCCCCGCCCGGTCCGAACGCGCCGTCAAGTCTTCGACGGTGTGGATGCCGCTCTACATGCTGGTGTACCCCTTCCTCGTGCTCGCCGCCTACTACGGGGTGCGGCACCACCCGGGCCTGGAGAACCCGAACACCGTCTTCATGGTGACCGCACGCGGCCTGCTGCCGGACTGGGCGCTCGGGGTGGTCGCCGCGGGCGCGGCGTTGTCCGGATTGCTCGTGCTCGCCGCGACGGCGCTCGGTATCGGCGGGATGGTTTCCCGCAATCTGGCCCCGAACGTGCGGCCCGCCGCGCAGCGTCGCTGGACGACCGTCGCGGTCGCCGCTTTCCTCGTGCTCGGTGCGGTGCTGACCGTGTACGCCTCGACGCTGATGCTCACCGTCTTGAACCTCACCTACATGCTGCTGGCCCAGGTGGTGCCCGGGTGGCTGGCCGTGCTGTACGCACGGCGCACGGCTGCCGGTGCGGTCGCGGCCGGAATGGTGCTGGGTGTCGTGCTCGCTGTGGTGCTCTACGTGTGGCAGCCCTCGCTGGGCGGGGTGAACAGCGGGCTGATTTCACTGGGTGCCAACATGCTCGTCACCTTCGGTGGGAGTGCGGTGTGGCCGGGCCCGGCCCGGCCGGCCGTGGCCCGGCACGGGTCACCGGTGCTCGGCCGCGGTGGCCGGCTCCGCGGCGCGCAGGTCGTCGCCGAACAGGTCGCGGCGGCGGATCGCCAGGGTGCAGGCGACGCTGACCACCGTCGTGGCGGCTAG
- a CDS encoding aspartate aminotransferase family protein, translating to MVDTTQLRAQARRHLGPHFTRGAQWHGADFPVFVRGEGCHLYDSAGRRYLDGLAGLFCVNLGHGRTDLVAAAAKQMETLPYATNWGAAHPPAIEAATRIAELAPGDLSTTFFVSSGSEAAESAIKFARQYHRSQGEPGRTKIISRDLAYHGTTLGALSVTGLPKIKEAFGPLLPGIRHVPNTLGYTGDCGEAAALDCVRAIEEALLQEGPETVAAIFAEPVQNGRGALVPPDGYWAELRRIADEYGVLLVADEVICSFGRLGHWFGSERFGVVPDVLTFAKGSTSGYAPLGGMIVREPLMQGLFDSPLTGAFTHGATWGGHPVPTAITSAVIDAMTGEAVLDNVRTLGPHLRAGLDDLAANHRCVREVRGTGYFYAVELTADHDTGRELTAAESTRVLREVIPAAFDRTGVILRGDDRGATMLMISPPLVADRTILSDLLHGLDGILSDIEAALPR from the coding sequence GTGGTCGACACGACACAGCTCAGGGCGCAGGCACGGCGTCACCTCGGCCCGCACTTCACCCGGGGTGCACAGTGGCACGGCGCGGACTTCCCGGTGTTCGTCCGGGGTGAGGGCTGCCATCTCTACGATTCCGCCGGCCGCCGGTACCTGGACGGGCTCGCCGGCCTGTTCTGTGTCAACCTCGGCCACGGCCGGACCGACCTGGTCGCCGCCGCGGCGAAGCAGATGGAGACGCTGCCGTACGCGACCAACTGGGGCGCCGCGCACCCGCCCGCGATCGAGGCGGCCACGCGGATCGCCGAGCTGGCACCGGGGGACCTGAGCACGACGTTCTTCGTCAGTTCCGGTTCCGAAGCGGCCGAAAGCGCGATCAAGTTCGCCCGCCAGTACCACCGCAGCCAAGGTGAGCCGGGCCGGACCAAGATCATCAGCCGGGACCTCGCCTACCACGGCACCACACTCGGCGCGCTGTCGGTCACCGGGCTGCCGAAGATCAAGGAGGCGTTCGGCCCGCTGCTGCCGGGGATCCGGCATGTGCCGAACACCCTCGGGTACACCGGGGACTGCGGCGAGGCCGCGGCGCTCGACTGCGTCCGGGCGATCGAGGAGGCCCTCCTCCAGGAGGGGCCGGAGACGGTCGCGGCGATCTTCGCCGAGCCGGTGCAGAACGGCCGCGGTGCGCTCGTTCCGCCCGACGGCTACTGGGCCGAGCTGCGCAGGATCGCCGACGAGTACGGGGTGCTGCTGGTCGCCGACGAGGTGATCTGCTCGTTCGGCCGGCTCGGCCACTGGTTCGGCAGCGAAAGGTTCGGCGTGGTACCGGATGTGCTGACCTTCGCGAAAGGCAGTACCTCCGGGTACGCCCCGCTCGGCGGCATGATCGTTCGTGAACCATTGATGCAGGGACTGTTCGATTCCCCGCTGACGGGCGCGTTCACCCACGGAGCGACCTGGGGAGGGCACCCGGTGCCCACCGCGATCACCTCGGCGGTCATCGACGCGATGACCGGCGAAGCCGTACTGGACAACGTGCGCACGCTCGGCCCGCACCTGCGCGCCGGGCTGGACGATCTCGCCGCGAACCATCGCTGTGTGCGGGAAGTGCGCGGCACGGGCTACTTCTACGCCGTGGAACTGACCGCCGACCACGACACCGGACGCGAGCTGACCGCCGCGGAATCGACCCGCGTCCTGCGCGAGGTCATCCCCGCCGCGTTCGACCGGACCGGGGTGATCCTCCGTGGCGACGACCGCGGCGCGACGATGCTGATGATCTCACCACCGCTGGTCGCCGACCGCACCATCCTCTCGGACCTGCTGCACGGCCTGGACGGAATACTCTCCGACATCGAAGCGGCCTTACCACGCTGA
- a CDS encoding amino acid permease — protein sequence MNLIALGGVIGAGLFVGSGVVIHSAGPSAVVSFAIAGGLTILTMRMLAEMTVAKPAIGSFYVYAREALGDRAGFSVGWMYWYFFVVVVAVEAVAGGRILQLWLPHAPLWVLSLVLMALLTATNLVSARSFGEFEYWFSSIKIIAIVVFLFLGVLYLTGLWPQAQAGLGTLVDHGGFFPAGVGAMLAAVVPCMGFYTGAEIVTIAAAESAEPQRAVAKAMRSIVVRVLTFYVGSVFVVVAVRPWDSADVEVSPYAAVLGALHIPAVETIMNAIVLIAVLSCLNSALYTSSRMLFALTRNGDAPRGFTKLSRGGVPRRAILAGTVVGFLSVLAAYFSPELIFGFLVNSYGAVALFVYLGIALAQVRLRRVLEREAPERLTLRMWLFPWLSYATIALMVAVIVAMAVLPASRSQVLMSLVTLVLILGAYQVRVWRRARAAEPVAVAEIPAEADRRR from the coding sequence ATGAACCTGATCGCGCTGGGCGGGGTGATCGGTGCGGGCCTGTTCGTGGGCAGTGGCGTGGTCATCCATTCCGCCGGGCCGTCCGCGGTGGTCTCCTTCGCGATCGCCGGCGGGCTGACCATCCTGACCATGCGGATGCTGGCCGAGATGACGGTGGCGAAACCAGCGATCGGCTCGTTCTACGTCTACGCACGCGAGGCGCTCGGCGACCGTGCCGGATTCTCCGTCGGCTGGATGTACTGGTATTTCTTCGTGGTCGTCGTCGCGGTCGAAGCGGTGGCCGGCGGACGGATCCTTCAGCTGTGGCTGCCGCACGCACCGTTGTGGGTGCTGAGCCTGGTGCTGATGGCCCTGCTCACCGCCACGAACCTGGTCTCCGCCCGGTCCTTCGGCGAATTCGAATACTGGTTCTCCTCGATCAAGATCATCGCGATCGTGGTGTTCCTGTTCCTTGGTGTGCTCTATCTGACCGGGCTGTGGCCGCAGGCGCAGGCCGGACTCGGCACACTCGTGGACCACGGCGGCTTCTTCCCGGCAGGGGTCGGCGCGATGCTCGCCGCGGTCGTGCCGTGCATGGGTTTCTACACCGGAGCCGAGATCGTCACGATCGCGGCGGCCGAGTCCGCGGAACCACAACGGGCGGTGGCGAAAGCGATGCGCTCGATTGTCGTGCGGGTGCTCACTTTCTACGTCGGTTCGGTATTCGTGGTGGTCGCGGTGCGGCCGTGGGATTCCGCGGACGTCGAGGTCAGCCCGTACGCCGCGGTCCTGGGCGCGCTGCACATCCCGGCGGTGGAGACGATCATGAACGCGATCGTGCTCATCGCCGTGCTGTCCTGTCTCAATTCCGCGCTCTACACGTCCTCGCGGATGCTTTTCGCGTTGACTCGCAACGGAGACGCGCCGCGCGGGTTCACCAAGCTCTCGCGCGGCGGGGTGCCGCGGCGGGCGATCCTGGCGGGCACGGTGGTCGGCTTTCTCTCCGTGCTGGCCGCGTACTTCTCGCCCGAGCTGATCTTCGGCTTCCTGGTCAATTCCTACGGTGCCGTGGCGTTGTTCGTGTACCTGGGCATCGCGCTGGCCCAGGTTCGGCTGCGCCGCGTACTCGAACGCGAAGCGCCGGAAAGGCTGACGCTGCGGATGTGGCTGTTCCCCTGGCTCAGCTATGCGACGATCGCACTGATGGTCGCCGTGATCGTGGCGATGGCGGTGCTCCCGGCCAGCCGTTCGCAGGTGCTGATGAGCCTGGTCACGCTGGTGTTGATTCTCGGTGCTTACCAGGTGCGGGTGTGGCGCCGGGCGCGGGCCGCCGAACCCGTCGCGGTGGCCGAGATCCCGGCCGAGGCGGACCGGCGCCGGTGA
- the pdxR gene encoding MocR-like pyridoxine biosynthesis transcription factor PdxR — protein sequence MARTLIDIDRKSGEPLYRQVRRALERGIAVGAFDPSRRLPSSRELADELGISRNTVNLAYQELIAEGYVDSRERRGLFVNAEIRPAGGEPERRVPSRIDWAAKVRRFPDRNVPHIEKRVDWHRYRYPFVVGQIDVQAFPSRSWDRCLREALFHPHVHYSLGDSVASDDPMLVDMICRQLLPARGIEARPEEVLVTVGSQQGLDLLSRLLLAEGRTAGVENPGYLDARHIFLRAGARVRGLPVDRAGMVVPESLAGFDLVHVTPSHQHPTNVTLGIGRRRRLLERAAQAGTVLVEDDYDSEFRYQGTPTPALKALDSTGDVVYLGTFSKFLSPGLRLGYLVGPADLVAELRDLRRYSLRHPSGHLQRALALLIDSNEYHRALRRYRTKLMRKWEAVCAAVHEHLEWAPASYPPGGVSLWVTGPPELDCRALARDAESRGLLLERGDIFFLDDEPARNHFRLGFAAVSLRSIDAGVTLLGEVAADLLG from the coding sequence ATGGCACGTACTCTGATCGACATCGACCGGAAGTCCGGTGAACCGCTGTACCGGCAGGTGCGCCGGGCTCTCGAGCGCGGTATCGCGGTGGGCGCCTTCGACCCCAGCCGGCGGCTGCCCAGTTCCCGGGAGCTGGCCGACGAGCTGGGAATCTCCCGCAACACGGTCAATCTGGCCTACCAGGAGCTGATCGCCGAAGGCTATGTCGACAGCCGGGAACGCCGGGGGCTGTTCGTCAACGCCGAGATACGCCCCGCCGGGGGAGAACCGGAACGGCGGGTGCCCTCGCGGATCGACTGGGCGGCCAAGGTGCGCCGCTTCCCCGACCGGAACGTGCCGCACATCGAGAAGCGCGTGGACTGGCACCGGTACCGATATCCGTTCGTGGTCGGTCAGATCGACGTCCAGGCGTTCCCGTCGCGTTCGTGGGACCGCTGCCTCCGCGAGGCGCTGTTCCACCCCCACGTGCACTACAGCCTGGGGGACAGCGTCGCTTCCGACGACCCGATGCTGGTGGACATGATCTGCCGGCAGCTGCTGCCCGCCCGCGGTATCGAAGCGCGGCCGGAGGAGGTGCTGGTGACCGTGGGTTCCCAGCAGGGCCTCGATCTGCTGAGCAGGCTGCTGCTGGCCGAGGGCCGGACGGCCGGCGTCGAAAACCCCGGTTACCTCGACGCCCGGCATATTTTCCTTCGGGCCGGCGCGCGGGTACGGGGGCTGCCGGTGGACCGCGCGGGCATGGTCGTGCCGGAGTCGCTCGCCGGATTCGACCTGGTACACGTCACGCCGAGTCACCAGCATCCGACCAACGTGACACTCGGCATCGGCCGCCGCCGGCGGTTGCTGGAGCGGGCCGCGCAGGCCGGCACGGTGCTCGTCGAGGACGACTACGACAGCGAGTTCCGCTACCAGGGCACGCCGACGCCCGCGCTCAAGGCCCTCGACAGCACCGGTGACGTCGTCTATCTCGGCACGTTCTCGAAGTTCCTGTCCCCAGGCCTGCGGCTGGGTTACCTCGTCGGGCCCGCGGACCTGGTCGCCGAACTGCGAGATCTGCGCCGCTACTCGCTGCGCCACCCGTCCGGCCACTTGCAGCGGGCGCTGGCCTTGCTGATCGACAGCAACGAATACCACCGCGCGCTGCGCCGCTACCGCACCAAACTGATGCGCAAGTGGGAGGCGGTCTGCGCCGCGGTGCACGAACACCTGGAATGGGCACCGGCGTCCTATCCGCCCGGCGGGGTGAGCCTGTGGGTCACCGGACCGCCCGAACTGGACTGCCGGGCGCTGGCCCGCGACGCCGAAAGCCGCGGTCTGCTGCTCGAGCGCGGGGACATCTTCTTCCTCGACGACGAACCGGCACGCAACCACTTCCGGCTGGGCTTCGCGGCGGTTTCGCTGCGCTCGATCGACGCGGGCGTGACGCTGCTCGGCGAGGTTGCCGCGGATCTGCTCGGGTAG
- a CDS encoding serine hydrolase domain-containing protein, whose protein sequence is MRFRKWCGGTAVALTAVLGSGVAQAEAGTPGDTLAAGLQKLTGTDGVIGAIGMVRDGETTQYAAAGTGDYFAGTPADPHTKFRIGSNTKAFTSVVLLQLEAEGKLSLDDTVDRWLPGLVDSNGNDGTNITVRQLLNHTSGLPEYATGRLMLDYGGNLNPSEPHPPEQLVAAAVADKPTSAPGAAYHYSNTNYVLAGMVIKAVTGNDPATEIGTRIIAPLGLSDTTFPTSDPAMPADHLSGHFHVHGPVFLIRDVTASNVRFFGAAGAIVSTVDDLADFERALFSGELLPPAQQQELQTTVPMSDDPAAGGYGLGVGLVRTECGPVWTHTGEVLGYASTWLTSPDGRRQVVVANNEHNLVQDPVISKDLWEQPLAAYCATGGS, encoded by the coding sequence ATGCGTTTCAGGAAGTGGTGCGGAGGAACCGCGGTGGCGCTCACCGCGGTACTGGGCAGCGGCGTCGCGCAGGCGGAGGCGGGCACGCCCGGGGACACGCTCGCGGCCGGGTTGCAGAAGCTGACCGGCACGGACGGCGTGATCGGGGCGATCGGCATGGTCCGCGACGGCGAGACCACCCAGTACGCCGCCGCCGGTACCGGCGACTACTTCGCCGGGACACCGGCGGATCCGCACACGAAGTTCCGGATCGGCAGCAACACCAAGGCGTTCACCAGCGTCGTGCTGCTGCAGCTGGAGGCCGAGGGCAAGCTGTCGCTGGACGACACCGTGGACCGGTGGCTGCCCGGCTTGGTCGACTCGAACGGCAACGACGGCACGAATATCACCGTCCGGCAGCTGCTCAACCACACCAGCGGCCTCCCGGAGTACGCCACCGGCCGGCTGATGCTCGACTACGGCGGCAACCTGAACCCGAGCGAACCGCATCCGCCGGAGCAGCTCGTCGCCGCCGCCGTCGCCGACAAGCCGACGTCCGCACCCGGTGCGGCCTACCACTACTCGAACACCAACTACGTGCTGGCCGGCATGGTGATCAAGGCGGTCACCGGAAACGATCCGGCGACCGAGATCGGCACCCGGATCATCGCGCCGCTGGGGCTTTCGGACACCACGTTCCCGACCAGCGACCCGGCGATGCCCGCCGACCACCTCAGCGGGCACTTCCACGTGCACGGCCCCGTTTTCCTGATCCGCGACGTCACGGCCTCCAACGTCCGGTTCTTCGGCGCGGCCGGTGCCATCGTGTCCACTGTGGACGACCTGGCGGACTTCGAACGGGCGTTGTTCTCCGGCGAACTGCTGCCGCCGGCACAGCAGCAGGAGCTGCAGACCACGGTGCCGATGTCGGACGATCCGGCCGCCGGTGGCTACGGCCTCGGTGTCGGTCTGGTGCGGACGGAGTGCGGTCCGGTGTGGACACACACCGGTGAAGTACTCGGTTACGCGAGCACCTGGCTCACCAGCCCGGACGGCCGGCGCCAGGTGGTGGTCGCGAACAACGAGCACAACCTGGTGCAGGACCCGGTCATCAGCAAGGATCTGTGGGAGCAGCCGCTGGCCGCGTACTGCGCGACCGGCGGGAGCTGA